A window of Malania oleifera isolate guangnan ecotype guangnan chromosome 2, ASM2987363v1, whole genome shotgun sequence genomic DNA:
cattaaatTCTATAAAATGGCAGCGaaaacagtaagcattcatgaaagcaatggcaagcaagcagtaaacattgaatctacacaattcattaacaacacctccgttaacatcatgtgtttagcaagggaggcaagtaggctaaacaagttgacaatagttagtgagttttacaatgactgatgaatactcaccctctcctaaagaggtttttatgtaattatcatcctgacattaggaaacatcaaagtgaccgaagaGTCATACttccttatttggcatacaaataaactagtagaaaataaccctatatTAGTAATATAATAGTATCTCTTAGGATACAATAGTTGGAACTTCAAACACCATTTGAGATTTAAATTTAGATGACAAGTGAGAAAGAGCATGAAAGGAAAGATGAAATACGTCTCATGCAAGgcttaaatgcacatttttattgacaaaattttaattaaatttaatgaGAAACAAAACGTGTTAGTAAACAAGCTTTCAGTAGATATAAATCAGGGTCTCacgtaggcctggcaaaacgggcgggcgggcaaagtttgggcgggtcactaacaagccgggtcataaacgggtcgatattaaacggatcacacacatgccaacctTAACCCACCTATTTAATAAACAggcgggtaacgggtcacccgtttaaaaatatataatttttttattaatttctaaataaaaagaaatggtGTGGAGGTGGAGCTGGCCAGACGAGGAGACTAAAGACTGGAGGCTAGCGACGACCATTTTGTCCAGGACCTTGTCGGAGACAAAGGGTGACGACGGCAACTGTGCTCCGATGTTGAGATCGTGGGGGTGTGCCGATTCACAATTGCTGCTCTGGGCATTATGGTATGGGAGGTTCGGCTATGTTGCTGGGGTGGCTGTGAGTGGGGTTGAAGTCGCTGGGGACGGAGAAGATGTCGTGGACGAGAGGTCAGAGAGACGACCTAGACGGCCAGAAGAGGAGATTGGAGAGTAGAGACTGGAGAGGCGCGACTCGGGTTAGGGAGTCGGGAAGGGGAACTTTaccttagggtttattttttttttaagtgtgtgTGATTGTGATTCTGTGAAGTGTGAACCGTGAGGGTGAGGCGTGCGCGTGTGAGAAGAATTGAAGCACTAAACTGGAACCAGCGGGTGACTCGCCCAAACccacttaacccgtttataaacaggttaattcgtgacccgcccaattattaaatgggttaactttCTTAAACCTGGACCCGTTTTAAACGGACGGGTCCGGGTGACCCGACGGATTATGACCCGTTTTGCTAGGCATAGTCTTACGTATAGAGAAATAATTAAAGATTTTcttgaataattaaatttaaaaataaaaaatgctggGAAAGTTATTGTGTTTacaatgaatttataaatattttcagagacatttttttattaaaaaataaggaTATTTTTTGTCATGCATCATTTAGGTCCGACTCTACTGGTGTAGCTCGGCGCACTGGGGAGCGATAAGCCAATCATGgaacttttttccttttttccacGAGTcctttagttatttatttatttattttattttttccccaCTAGGAATTTGTAAAGCGGGTGAAGGGGTGGAAACAGTAGGATGTAAGAAAGACCTTTGCAGGTCCAAAGCAAAGCACAGGGAGACAAGCAGATAAACCTGACCAATCTCGGAAGGATCTCTTGATCTCAAAAGCAGCAGCGGCAGCTGCAGCAGCAGCCTTCTCATGCCTTCTTAACTCTCAACCCCCACCTCCCACTCCCACGCTCTTCAATTCTTCATTTGCAGAAGGCGAAATGGACCGTCATCCCCATCACCATCACGTgccttctctctcttccctattctccaCAAAACCCACCACTCCGTAGTCATTACCAAATCCACACACACCCCCCTCTCTTCCTTGGTCAGACATACAGATAGAAAAGAGAGAAGAGGACGGCGACTTTACtttccgagagagagagagagagagagagagagagagcgagagaagtAAGAGCCAGGGGAGGCGCTGGGACCGCCGCCAATGGCGGGGCCGCCGATAACCGCTTCGAGCACTCACATCCACGACCTCCCGGACGCGATTCTGACCAACATATTTGCCACGATCTCCGACACCCGCAGCCGCAACGCCGCTGCTTTGGTGTGCCGGAAATGGCTTCTGATCGAGCGCACCACACGCACGGCCCTCGCGCTCCGGGGGAACGAGCGCGACCTCTTCATGATCCCCACATGCTTCAGATCCGTAACCCACCTGGACCTCTCCCTCCTCTCCCCTTGGGGCCACTCcctcctctcctcctcctccgACGATCCCCACCCCCACCTCCTGGCTCACCTCCTCCGCCAAGCCTTCCCCGGCGTCACCTCTCTCACCCTCTACTCTCGCACCCCCTCTACTCTCCAAGTCCTCGCCCCTTACTGGCCCAATCTCAAGCGCGTCAAACTCGTCCGATGGCACCAACGATCACCGTCACCCCTTGGATCCGACTTCTCTTCTCTATTCGAACACTGCCTCTCGCTCTCTTCACTTGATCTCTCCGATTTCTACTACTGGACGGAAGATCTTCCCGCGGCACTGAGTGCACACCCATTTGTGGCTGCTGGCTTCACCCGGCTCGATCTGATGACTCGCTCCTTCGCCGAGGGGTTCAAGACCAACGAGCTTCGGGCCATCAGTGCGGCTTGTCCCAACTTGGTGGAGCTCCGTGCTGCGTGTTTGTTTGACCCTCGGTACCTTGGTTTTGTGGGCGATGAAGCTCTCCAGGCCATCGCTTCTAGTTGCCCCAAACTCTCGATTCTCCACCTCGCCGATGCTTCGTCTTTGCTGAACACCAGAGGCAATCCCAACGAAGATGGTTCGGCCGCGGGCGATGCGGAGATTAGCCGTTCAGCGTTGATTGGGCTCTTCACGGGCCTTCCCCTTCTTGAAGAATTGGCACTAGATGTTTGCAAAAATGTCAGAGACAGCGGGCTGGCTTTGGAAGTGCTTTGTTCGAAATGTCCGAGGTTGAGGTCGCTGAAGCTCGGGCAATTTCAGGGGTTGTGTATGGCGATTGGGTCTCAGCTGGATGGTATTGCGCTCTGCAGCGGCCTTCGATCACTGTTCATCAAGAACTCAGCTGACCTGACCGACATGGGTTTAATAGCCATCTCCCGAGGAAGCCCCATGCTCACCAAGTTTGAGGTTCAGGGATGCAAAAACATTACGGTTAAGGGATTGAGGACAATGGCTTGTTTGCTTCGTGGGACTTTGGTGGATGTGAAAATTTCCTGCTGCAAGAATCTCAACGCAATGTTGTCTCTGCGAGCCGTGGAGCCAATCCGTGACAGGATTCAACGGCTTCACATTGATTGCATATGGGATGGATCAGAACAGAGGGGAAATCTGCAGGATGCTGTTCAAAATTTTGATCTAATTGAAATGGCAGAAGAGGCTGGTTCATCCAGGCAGCCTGCAGAATACATGAACTTATTTGAAGCTGATGGTTATGGGGTTAtgaacaagaaaaagaaatttaagaaTGCAGCACAACCAGATAGTTCCTACATGAAAAGCAATGGCAATACATTCTGGTGTAAAACCTGGGACCAGCTGCAATATTTATCACTTTGGGTTGCCGTCGGTGAGCTTTTGACTCCACTCGCAGCAGTGGGTCTTGAGGATTGCCCTCAGCTGGAGGAGATTCGGATAAAGGTTGAAGGGGATTGCCGGGAGCAGGCAAGACCTTCAGAGAATCAGTTCGGATTGAGCACCCTTAGGCGATATCCTCGGCTGAGGAAGATGCAGTTGGACTGTGGTGATGTGATAGGTAATGCCCTAACGGCACCATCAGGGCAGATGGATCTAAGCCTGTGGGAGCGATTTTTCCTCAATGGCATTGGGTATCTGAGGCTTAATGAACTAGATTATTGGCTACCACAAGACAGGGACCTCAACCAGAGGGGACTCACACTACCAGCAGCTGGCTTGCTTGCACAATGTGGTACCCTCAGGAAGCTCTTTATCCATGGAACTGCTAATGAACATTTTATGAACTTCCttcttaaaattccaaatctgaGGGATGTACAGCTTAGAGAAGATTACTACCCGGCACCAGAGAATGATATGAGCACAGAGATGAGAGTAGATTCATGCAGTCGTTTTGAAGATGCATTGAACGGGCGCCGCATCCTTGATTGAAACAAGTGTTACTCCAGATCATAAAGGAACTCCATATAGTCCCAACTTCTGTATCCCTTGACATTTGTCCTCCTGATGAGCTTGTATGAGTTTTTGAAATGATATTCCATTCCTACTCGTGTAACACTCATGTTGCCTCTCGAGACGCTATTTTGCAATGTGTTAATAGCACTTGGGATATGCTACAAGTATAACTATTCAAACCAGAACTTAACAAATGTTTTTAGCTGCCCAGAAAGAAGAGTTTGTACTATTGGAATTAGAAGATGAACAATTATAATGTTTGTACAATAAATGGAAAATCGTGTCAAAGTTTACAACTTGAGCCGGTAACATATTTTAACACCTCTGCCATGTTTTCTATACACAACAAACACATCTAATTAGCAGAGTGAGTACTCGCAGTCGAGCAAGCGCGATAGTATCTCCTCACAGCTTGGCCGTTCCTGCGGTTCTGCCCAACAATCTACAACCAAGGCACAACAAAATCAGAGCTCATAAATTTTTTGTGCATGAGATGTTAGAGagtacaattttaaaaaattaaattttagacCTGCAATTAGCCTGCCCAAAGGACCTTCAGGAATGTCCAATCGTGATCCTTCATGAGCAACAGCATAGACAACCTAAACAGCAAAGCAGTGGAGGATCAATGCTTGAACCAATATCAGAAAACAGAAAATGGAGATGCATAGCATAAAATTAGCATACCCGCTCTTGTGGTACACCTTCCCAAGGTCTATTTAGCGTGCAGAGCTCCCACATTATCACACCAAGGCTAAAAATATCACATTTTTCACTGAATGGTTCATTGCGTATAAGTTCAGGGGCCATCCATTCAGGAGTTCCAGCAGATGATGAGTCTCTCAATGGTGCGTCCGTCATTACTCTAGAGAGCCCAAAATCACAGATCTTGACTGTCGAGTGCTTATTTACGAGGCAATTTGCTGTTTTTAGATCACGATGGACTATTTTCATCCGGTGTATGCACATCAACCCCCTGAAATGACCAGCAAGGAAACAATGGTCAGTTAGTAGCTGAAATTTTCCACCACATAAAAAACAAAATGAAGATTATCAAAGCTACAATTTATTTGGTAAAATGCGGTTGCAGTGACCCTTAACTCTTCAGAGCAACACATGCTGTCAGGTGGTAGTCATAATACAGTACATGAGTTCTCTTGCTAACCAGAAAAACAGTGTATTTCCAAACTGGAACTTCCCGTAAACTCCCCATTAACAAAAGAGCAATATGAGAAATATTATAGCAAAGAAGGCTGTTACAGAATTCACCCTCACCCCTCGAGacccatttttccttttttttccttttcttcttatcTAAATAAATCGACAGGGACATTTCTTGGTCAGCAGAGAATGGTGACAAGAAAGGAAGTTCTTGTTAGGCCCCACGATGGattatgaattaaaaaaaaaaaaatccccagcACCAGAGAACGTTAGCATAGAAACACCTTAAAATATGTGACTATAAATTCTTattaacaacaacaataataagtcccactaggtggggccAGCTACATGAAACATTTTTTTTCCAATCGATAGGGTCAAGCGCAATTTCTTTTGCCAGCTTAAGAGATATTAGatcctcactatctcatttcatgttattttaggtttacccctacccTTTTAACTACCAGTAGTAGTAAAACTAACTCCCTCCTCACTAATGCACTATTTGGTctacatttcaaatgcccaaaccgtCTTATCTATAACCGGTGCTAGACCTAACTTATAAAAATTATGTCCGTTCCTTAATGTATCCTTtgatgttataccactcatccaccttaacatttgcatttcagcaactttgcattttggatatgttgtcttagttgcccaacattttggaAAACGGTTGTTAGTTGCCCAACAACCGGTGCCCAACATGCAGGAAAAAAAATCTAATTGAATACAATGCTTGAAAATAGGTCACTCCATTCACATAGACCTATTTGCCAGAATGTCATACATAGTAAACAATCATGTTCAAACGAAGTAGCAAAATAGAAAGTTTTTAAGGGCAAAGCAGAACTCTGATGCTCTCAGCAATTTGAGAAAAACCTGCCCCCCTGACCATTTGAGAACCACGGAAGGACAAAGGAAAGGAGAAGGGACGAGTGGCTCTGATAGCACATGGTGCGATCTTCCTGTCCTCCATTTTGAACAGACTTTAATCTTCAACTGACAACTTTCTAAATTTCACAGGCCCCCTTTGCATCCCATCAAAAGTGCAGAGAGATTGAAGGCCCCAGTGAGCCCATGTTCTGACCCAAAGATCCATTTCTGCCCAAAACGGAGCCCATAGCCCTAATCATTTCACCAGGTACTGCCAATTCTCAGAAACGAAAAAAAAAGACCTTCTCCCCTATGTGGCCCACTATATTCCCCTCTGCCTCCCTCTTCTTTCCATCCCATTCCTTCATaattttaactcaaaatattttttttctttcctcacCCACTGAGACAGCAACCCAAAAGATTCCGGTGCAGCTGAAAACCAACCTATCAGCAGAAACAGCAGAGTAACACAGCAACAAAGAACAAGAAACAGAACATTTTCAAGCATACTTAAATTCCAAACTTGCAGCAGATAATATTGTCATCGGCAGGAGATTTCTTCATGATTAGTGTTTGCTTTGATGCTATTAATCAATAGAATTGCAATTGATTCTGGATTAACCACCATTCCTTAAAAACAAGTTTATTTCTAGCAATCCACCGGCAGTATGTAGTTGCAGCCCATATAAGTTTCTATTTTCCTCATTTCTTGTGCAACTCATAGTAGAAAGCCTGTTAAGGTTGTCATCCCAATTCAAACAACACACATTGAAAGCTCATTGTTGCATTGATAgagaataaaaatattcaaaaaacaGGTGCCTTCTGGTTTCAGAACAATTTCCACAAATCTTACAAATAGGaacaatattatttttacatttaagaGTTCTATCCATTGTGTTTAACCTGTTCCTTAATAAAAACCAAGCCACAACTGCATGTCTAGGAAAATAGAGTTTAGTCCAGAGGACTTTACCCCAGGTAACTAGCATTTCTCTTCCTTACACTGTCCCAAGCAGAATGAAAAGAATCCAATAGCTGTAAGCTGCCAGCTAACTTTATCTTCCATCAATCTCAAACAATTACTCTCCTCTCCCTTCTCTGTTTTTCTTCTCCTCGCCTGCTAGCTGGTACCTCTCTGCAGATTTCAGCAAACTACATCAGACTTTCCACATCTGCTGGTTCACCAACCATAACTGTGCAGCTTCTCCCAAAATTTTGAGCAGTAAGATCAAGGAATGCTCTCCCTTCGGGGAGCCTAACTCTGTCGCTTCTCCCAAAATTACACACTTAAAGGAAATGGTTTGACACTAGATATATATTGAAAGGT
This region includes:
- the LOC131147811 gene encoding F-box/LRR-repeat MAX2 homolog A gives rise to the protein MAGPPITASSTHIHDLPDAILTNIFATISDTRSRNAAALVCRKWLLIERTTRTALALRGNERDLFMIPTCFRSVTHLDLSLLSPWGHSLLSSSSDDPHPHLLAHLLRQAFPGVTSLTLYSRTPSTLQVLAPYWPNLKRVKLVRWHQRSPSPLGSDFSSLFEHCLSLSSLDLSDFYYWTEDLPAALSAHPFVAAGFTRLDLMTRSFAEGFKTNELRAISAACPNLVELRAACLFDPRYLGFVGDEALQAIASSCPKLSILHLADASSLLNTRGNPNEDGSAAGDAEISRSALIGLFTGLPLLEELALDVCKNVRDSGLALEVLCSKCPRLRSLKLGQFQGLCMAIGSQLDGIALCSGLRSLFIKNSADLTDMGLIAISRGSPMLTKFEVQGCKNITVKGLRTMACLLRGTLVDVKISCCKNLNAMLSLRAVEPIRDRIQRLHIDCIWDGSEQRGNLQDAVQNFDLIEMAEEAGSSRQPAEYMNLFEADGYGVMNKKKKFKNAAQPDSSYMKSNGNTFWCKTWDQLQYLSLWVAVGELLTPLAAVGLEDCPQLEEIRIKVEGDCREQARPSENQFGLSTLRRYPRLRKMQLDCGDVIGNALTAPSGQMDLSLWERFFLNGIGYLRLNELDYWLPQDRDLNQRGLTLPAAGLLAQCGTLRKLFIHGTANEHFMNFLLKIPNLRDVQLREDYYPAPENDMSTEMRVDSCSRFEDALNGRRILD